The following coding sequences are from one Leptolyngbyaceae cyanobacterium window:
- a CDS encoding pantothenate kinase has protein sequence MKPQEVKDANSWLALMIGNSRLHWALFSGASLQEAWESEHLAESRRTKQRTRRTLEKGKVHFPFFPFSHPQFPIPHSEVPIPLVLASVVPKETILWQTYPNLREIALEQVPLTGLYPTMGIDRALAVFGAGEVWGFPVLVIDAGTALTFTGADKNGQLVGGAILPGLKLQLQSLAQGTSALPEIRLPSTLPSRWALNTASAIQSGIVYTVLAGLCNFIDAWWREFPNSPVILTGGDRTRILTYLQNLYPKVASKLITDPHLIFWGMRSLIVDN, from the coding sequence GTGAAACCCCAGGAAGTAAAAGACGCCAATTCTTGGCTAGCCTTAATGATTGGTAACTCGCGACTGCACTGGGCTTTGTTTTCCGGTGCTAGCTTGCAAGAGGCTTGGGAATCCGAGCATCTAGCCGAATCGAGAAGAACGAAACAGAGAACTAGAAGAACACTCGAAAAAGGGAAAGTTCATTTTCCCTTTTTCCCATTTTCCCATCCTCAATTCCCTATTCCTCATTCTGAAGTTCCGATTCCTTTGGTTTTAGCATCGGTAGTTCCCAAGGAAACTATTCTTTGGCAAACTTATCCAAACCTGCGGGAAATCGCTTTAGAACAAGTGCCACTCACGGGTTTGTATCCCACAATGGGAATCGATCGAGCTTTGGCTGTTTTCGGTGCAGGTGAAGTGTGGGGTTTTCCCGTATTGGTCATCGATGCTGGTACGGCTTTAACTTTTACGGGTGCGGATAAGAACGGACAGCTGGTAGGGGGTGCCATCTTACCAGGATTGAAATTGCAGCTACAATCTTTGGCACAAGGCACTTCTGCTTTACCGGAAATTAGATTACCCAGCACCTTGCCTTCGCGGTGGGCTTTGAATACCGCTTCTGCAATTCAAAGTGGTATTGTTTACACGGTATTAGCTGGCCTATGTAATTTTATTGATGCTTGGTGGCGGGAATTCCCCAACAGTCCGGTGATTTTGACCGGAGGCGATCGCACCCGCATACTGACTTATCTGCAAAATTTATACCCAAAAGTAGCTAGTAAGCTAATCACCGATCCCCATTTAATCTTTTGGGGAATGCGATCGCTAATCGTAGATAACTAA
- a CDS encoding diflavin flavoprotein, with amino-acid sequence MVALTERTQKRLTVQVREIAAETTAIRSLDWDRDRFDIEFGLQNGTTYNSFLIQGEQIALVDTSHEKFRQLYIDTLKGLINPAQIDYLIISHTEPDHSGLVKDILELAPEVTVVGSKVAIQFLENLVHKPFKHRIVKNGDKLDLGKGHQLEFVIAPNLHWPDTSFSFDHKTNILFTCDAFGMHYCSDSIYDEDLSKLEDDFKYYYDCLMGPNARSVLSALKRMGELPEITTIGTGHGPLLHHHVEELTGRYRRWSQEQTKAETTVAVFYTSDYGYSDRLSQAIAHGIAKTGVAVETIDLRTADPQEVREWVDTASGLIVGGIPTSNTNAQAALSTILAAARAKQAIGLFESGGGDDESVYPLRNKFRELGLTEIFPAILIKQTPNDATYQLCDEAGTDMGQWLSRDKAVKQMKSLDNDLDKALGRLSGGLYIITAQKGNVSGAMLASWVAQASFKPLGISIAVAKDRAIESLMHVGDKFVLNVLEEGNYQALMRHFLKRFPPGADRFAGIKTQPATNGCPILTDALAYLECEVVSRMELSDHYIVYASVDTGRVSKADALAAVHHRKVGNHY; translated from the coding sequence ATGGTAGCGCTCACCGAAAGAACCCAAAAGCGCCTGACTGTGCAGGTAAGGGAAATTGCCGCCGAAACAACGGCTATACGTTCCCTCGACTGGGATCGCGATCGCTTTGACATTGAATTTGGACTGCAAAACGGCACCACCTATAATTCCTTTTTAATTCAAGGTGAGCAGATAGCTTTAGTAGACACTTCCCATGAGAAGTTTCGCCAACTCTATATAGATACCCTTAAGGGTTTGATTAACCCAGCACAAATAGATTACCTAATTATCAGCCACACCGAACCAGACCACAGCGGATTGGTGAAAGATATTCTCGAACTAGCACCCGAAGTGACGGTAGTGGGATCGAAGGTGGCGATCCAATTTTTGGAAAATTTGGTACACAAACCATTTAAGCACCGAATTGTCAAAAACGGTGACAAGCTGGATTTAGGTAAGGGGCATCAGTTAGAATTCGTCATCGCTCCCAACTTACACTGGCCGGATACTAGTTTTTCATTTGACCATAAAACCAATATCCTGTTCACTTGCGATGCTTTTGGAATGCACTATTGTTCTGACAGCATCTATGATGAAGATTTGTCGAAACTGGAAGACGATTTTAAATATTACTACGATTGCTTGATGGGGCCAAATGCCCGTTCTGTTTTATCTGCGCTCAAGCGGATGGGAGAATTGCCAGAGATTACTACGATCGGTACTGGTCATGGCCCTTTGCTACACCATCACGTCGAAGAATTAACCGGTCGCTATCGGCGCTGGAGTCAAGAGCAAACTAAGGCTGAGACAACGGTTGCCGTATTTTATACCTCAGATTATGGATATAGCGATCGCCTTTCGCAAGCTATTGCTCACGGGATCGCCAAAACTGGTGTAGCAGTGGAAACGATCGACCTCAGAACAGCCGATCCCCAAGAGGTAAGAGAATGGGTAGATACTGCTTCTGGACTGATCGTTGGCGGTATTCCCACCTCCAATACAAATGCACAAGCAGCTTTGAGTACCATCTTAGCGGCGGCCAGAGCAAAACAAGCGATCGGCTTATTCGAGTCAGGTGGTGGCGATGATGAATCGGTTTATCCGCTTCGCAATAAATTCAGAGAGTTAGGTTTAACAGAAATATTCCCGGCTATTCTGATCAAACAAACTCCTAACGATGCGACTTACCAGCTATGCGATGAAGCTGGTACGGACATGGGACAATGGCTGAGTCGGGATAAAGCTGTCAAGCAAATGAAGTCCCTGGACAACGACCTAGATAAAGCATTGGGAAGACTCAGCGGCGGGCTATATATTATCACTGCTCAAAAAGGTAACGTTAGCGGTGCGATGTTAGCGTCTTGGGTAGCGCAAGCCAGCTTTAAACCGTTGGGTATTAGCATTGCAGTAGCGAAAGACCGCGCGATTGAATCTCTCATGCACGTTGGAGATAAGTTCGTGCTAAACGTACTCGAAGAAGGAAATTATCAAGCACTGATGAGACATTTCCTCAAACGCTTCCCACCAGGGGCCGATCGTTTTGCCGGAATAAAAACTCAACCAGCTACTAACGGCTGCCCGATTTTAACAGATGCTTTAGCTTACTTGGAATGCGAAGTGGTCAGCCGCATGGAATTAAGCGATCACTATATAGTGTATGCCAGCGTAGATACGGGACGAGTTTCTAAAGCAGATGCCTTAGCTGCCGTTCACCATCGCAAAGTGGGCAATCACTACTAA
- a CDS encoding phosphate-starvation-inducible PsiE family protein, with the protein MQQPLPLTNQQHNSERLWLNKNSLVRGLETIQDLFVICLCIGLFTLMAIQLRAMFFELLPPLDFKTVTSDILFLLILVELFRLLIIYLQEQRVSIGAAVEVSIVSVLRELIVRGVLETPWQELLSACVFLLVLGTLLIIRVWLPPTFNGIDPEKQIAMRHQRMAKKLASELPNNFSNLDYQSMTTILGEKNSKVRNEEETLKSDR; encoded by the coding sequence ATGCAACAGCCCTTACCTTTAACGAACCAGCAACATAATTCCGAGCGTTTATGGCTGAACAAAAATAGCCTTGTACGCGGTTTGGAAACCATTCAAGATTTATTTGTAATTTGCCTTTGTATTGGCTTATTTACCTTGATGGCGATCCAATTAAGGGCAATGTTTTTTGAGTTATTACCTCCTTTGGATTTTAAAACTGTTACGTCAGATATATTATTCTTGTTGATTTTGGTAGAATTATTCAGACTTCTGATTATTTATTTACAGGAGCAACGAGTTTCCATTGGTGCAGCGGTAGAAGTCTCGATTGTTTCAGTTTTGCGAGAACTTATTGTCAGGGGAGTATTGGAAACTCCGTGGCAAGAATTGCTATCAGCTTGTGTGTTTTTGCTAGTTTTAGGTACTTTACTAATAATTCGAGTTTGGCTGCCGCCTACCTTTAATGGTATAGATCCTGAAAAACAGATTGCCATGAGACATCAGAGAATGGCTAAAAAATTAGCATCTGAATTACCAAACAATTTTAGTAATCTCGATTATCAATCAATGACTACTATTTTGGGAGAAAAAAATAGTAAAGTTAGAAATGAAGAAGAAACTTTAAAAAGTGATAGGTAA
- a CDS encoding diflavin flavoprotein, with protein MTNYQSTAKSMEFTKQRDVQVLPIGLDTLVMRSRTWDRLKFEVEYSLQKGTTANSYVIQGDKLAILDPPGESFTAIYLEALQQRLDLSKLDYVILGHVNPNRAVTLKALLELAPQITFVTSNPGAIALRSTLENDDLNIIVVRAEESLDLGKGHELKFIPTPTPRWPDSLCAYDILTQIFYTDKLFGAHICGDQVFDEGWTKLLEDRRFYYDCLHASQARQVETALDKIADFNIKFYAPSHGPLVRYSLRELNQLYREWNQQQKNQDITVTLIYASAYGNTATLAQAIAKGITKAGVAVESINCEFSEPSEIQAAIEKSSGFIIGSPTLGGHAPTQIQTALGIVLSTAPKTQLAGVFGSFGWSGEAIDLIEGKLRDAGYRLGFEPIRVKFKPTDAILQQCEEAGTDFAQALKKAKKAATPRQRVSDSQIDRTEQAVGRVVGSLCVLTAKRGDTASAMLASWVSQATFNPPGLTVAVAKDRAVESLTHTGDKFVLNILQEGKQLRKHFMKSFAPGEDRFANVNVQEANNGCAILTDALAYLECTVENRMECGDHWLVYASVENGKVLNQEGVTAVHHRKSGSYY; from the coding sequence ATGACCAATTACCAATCAACTGCTAAATCTATGGAATTCACTAAACAACGAGATGTACAAGTCCTACCCATTGGTTTAGATACCTTAGTAATGCGATCGCGCACCTGGGATCGGCTGAAATTTGAAGTAGAATACTCCCTGCAAAAAGGAACTACTGCTAATTCATACGTGATTCAAGGGGACAAACTAGCCATTCTCGATCCCCCTGGAGAATCGTTTACTGCCATTTATTTAGAGGCGTTGCAGCAACGTCTCGACCTGAGCAAATTAGATTACGTCATTTTAGGTCATGTCAATCCCAATCGCGCAGTTACTTTGAAAGCTTTATTAGAGTTAGCACCTCAAATTACTTTTGTTACTTCTAACCCAGGTGCGATCGCGCTTCGTTCTACCCTCGAAAATGACGACCTAAATATTATCGTAGTCCGTGCCGAAGAAAGTTTAGATTTAGGAAAAGGTCACGAACTAAAATTCATTCCCACGCCTACTCCTCGTTGGCCAGATTCGCTTTGCGCTTACGATATTCTTACCCAAATATTTTATACAGATAAACTATTTGGCGCTCACATTTGTGGAGATCAAGTATTTGATGAAGGTTGGACAAAACTATTAGAAGATCGTCGTTTCTATTACGATTGCCTTCACGCTTCTCAAGCCAGACAAGTAGAAACAGCGCTTGACAAAATAGCCGATTTTAACATCAAATTTTATGCACCCAGTCATGGGCCTTTAGTGCGCTACAGCTTGAGAGAACTTAACCAACTTTACCGGGAATGGAACCAACAACAGAAAAATCAGGATATTACAGTTACCTTAATTTATGCTTCTGCTTATGGTAATACTGCTACTTTAGCACAGGCAATTGCTAAAGGCATTACTAAAGCAGGAGTAGCAGTAGAATCGATTAATTGTGAGTTCTCCGAACCATCCGAAATTCAAGCAGCAATTGAAAAATCATCTGGATTTATTATCGGTTCGCCTACTCTTGGCGGTCACGCACCTACCCAAATTCAAACTGCATTGGGAATAGTATTATCAACAGCACCAAAAACGCAATTAGCTGGCGTTTTCGGTTCTTTTGGTTGGAGTGGAGAAGCAATTGATTTAATTGAAGGGAAATTACGAGATGCTGGTTATCGGTTGGGTTTTGAACCAATTCGAGTCAAATTTAAACCCACAGATGCCATTCTCCAACAATGCGAAGAAGCGGGGACTGATTTTGCTCAAGCACTTAAAAAAGCTAAAAAAGCGGCTACTCCTCGCCAAAGGGTAAGTGATTCTCAGATCGATCGCACGGAACAAGCAGTCGGTCGCGTAGTTGGTTCTCTTTGCGTTTTAACAGCTAAACGAGGAGATACTGCTAGTGCTATGTTAGCATCTTGGGTTTCTCAAGCTACTTTTAACCCGCCAGGTTTAACGGTTGCGGTGGCAAAAGATCGAGCAGTCGAGTCTTTAACTCATACGGGAGATAAATTTGTTTTAAATATTCTGCAAGAAGGGAAACAACTGCGAAAGCATTTTATGAAATCTTTTGCACCTGGAGAAGACCGTTTCGCAAATGTAAACGTTCAAGAAGCTAATAACGGTTGTGCAATTCTTACCGATGCACTTGCTTATTTGGAATGCACGGTGGAAAACCGGATGGAATGCGGCGATCACTGGCTGGTTTACGCTTCGGTTGAAAATGGCAAAGTCCTTAATCAAGAAGGTGTTACTGCGGTTCATCATCGGAAGTCCGGCAGTTATTATTAG
- a CDS encoding phycobiliprotein lyase — protein sequence MTSLTKFSQTTEESLIANFFRESEGKWHSERRYYTLPNVEAKEVVSIITIEFLEEGSNELQYLARLHKLSDELSLICGAKVSWESKESVSDRKESSGSTLFGALGATLYRDRGFATSKPVTAEYYFPNPQTLCLRTEYKGSVFEEELKLIGQKYRTRQTIISRLGEQLMIGQYLEKRIH from the coding sequence GTGACATCATTAACTAAATTCTCTCAAACAACTGAAGAATCACTAATTGCTAATTTTTTTCGCGAATCAGAAGGGAAATGGCATTCCGAAAGACGCTACTATACCCTGCCAAATGTAGAAGCAAAAGAAGTAGTTAGTATCATTACCATCGAATTTTTAGAAGAGGGAAGTAACGAACTACAGTATCTTGCACGGCTACATAAATTAAGCGATGAATTATCTTTGATTTGCGGTGCTAAAGTTAGTTGGGAAAGCAAAGAGTCTGTAAGCGATCGCAAAGAGTCTAGCGGTTCTACCCTATTTGGTGCATTGGGAGCTACATTATATCGCGATCGCGGTTTTGCTACATCCAAACCAGTCACCGCCGAATATTATTTCCCAAATCCCCAAACTTTGTGTTTGCGAACTGAATATAAAGGTTCGGTTTTTGAGGAAGAATTAAAATTAATCGGTCAAAAATATCGCACCCGACAAACTATCATTTCCCGCTTAGGAGAACAATTAATGATCGGTCAGTACTTAGAAAAGCGCATTCACTAG
- a CDS encoding glycosyltransferase family 2 protein, producing the protein MTQIKFTIVITTYNRLPLLRRAIDSALAQTVACEVVVADDCSSDDTQEYIRSLGDRVVYHRNPTNQGHAATMNAAVNVATGDWIKPMDDDDYIAPNCLEEMIRAIALRPQAVICSCQAVQVDVNQVEIGRTRQTGPGKAFYVPQEDIHYGMLMEVIPFGTPIQVAFRRDAFIQSGGWDSQLDVNFDDIDSWIKIAQFGDAIFINECLAYRTVWPGGYNHKFSFEKRLYTHFLIKQKIYNFVSQKHHKIIPKLKTVHCYLKLHWALVAAKQKKVVTALKLAFPSVFSLPAWQLLISAISSRRQENHLLENPLPSNFNSKPYNSITNQEWKNSGELSNFSQGFYYVIDNGNNVGFLNGIKSSLSSLFRKQSKRKLVKRSKLLHKPNQKEQVRKLVLIEK; encoded by the coding sequence ATGACCCAGATAAAATTTACTATCGTCATTACGACTTACAACCGCTTACCTCTGCTGCGGCGTGCTATTGATTCTGCGCTAGCACAAACGGTTGCTTGTGAAGTGGTGGTGGCAGATGACTGTTCATCTGATGATACCCAAGAGTATATCCGCAGCTTAGGCGATCGCGTTGTCTACCATCGCAATCCTACTAACCAGGGTCATGCAGCGACCATGAATGCCGCAGTGAACGTGGCAACAGGTGATTGGATTAAGCCAATGGACGATGATGACTACATAGCACCTAACTGCTTAGAGGAAATGATCCGCGCGATCGCTCTGCGCCCTCAAGCTGTAATCTGCTCTTGCCAAGCAGTGCAAGTAGATGTCAACCAGGTAGAAATCGGGCGAACTCGTCAAACTGGCCCCGGTAAAGCTTTTTACGTTCCGCAAGAAGATATTCATTACGGAATGCTAATGGAAGTAATTCCTTTTGGTACCCCCATTCAAGTAGCATTCCGGCGGGATGCGTTTATTCAATCTGGGGGTTGGGATTCCCAATTAGATGTTAATTTTGATGATATCGATTCTTGGATTAAAATAGCCCAGTTCGGAGATGCAATTTTTATTAATGAATGTCTTGCCTACCGCACGGTTTGGCCTGGTGGCTACAATCATAAATTTTCTTTTGAAAAGCGGTTATATACGCACTTTTTGATCAAGCAAAAAATTTATAATTTTGTTAGTCAAAAGCATCATAAAATAATTCCTAAGCTGAAGACTGTTCATTGTTATTTAAAACTTCATTGGGCTTTAGTTGCCGCTAAACAAAAAAAAGTTGTAACTGCTCTCAAACTAGCTTTTCCATCGGTATTTTCTCTCCCTGCTTGGCAGCTTTTAATATCTGCTATTTCATCGCGTCGCCAAGAAAATCATCTTTTGGAAAATCCTTTGCCTAGCAATTTTAATTCCAAACCTTACAACTCCATTACTAACCAAGAGTGGAAGAATAGCGGAGAATTGAGTAATTTTAGTCAGGGATTTTATTACGTAATAGACAATGGAAATAATGTTGGCTTTTTGAATGGGATAAAAAGCTCTCTTTCCTCTTTATTCAGGAAGCAATCAAAAAGAAAGTTAGTCAAAAGAAGCAAATTACTACATAAACCAAATCAAAAAGAACAAGTCCGCAAACTGGTTTTAATTGAAAAGTAG
- a CDS encoding carotenoid oxygenase family protein gives METFQLYEHASTVPAKSYNNQDWQGGYESLKEEFDYEIDDVEGKIPEGLQGTLFRNGPGLFERSGQRVHHPFDGDGMICAIAFANGRAHFCNRYVRTQGFVEEEKAGKYLYRGVFGTQKPGGWLANAFDFKLKNIANTQVIYWGGKLLALWEAAEPHRLNPRTLETLGLDYLEGGLKPGDAFAAHPRLDPEKNRLVNFSIKPGLSTTINIYELDQTGKVVENHAHSVPGFAFIHDFAITPNYCIFFQNPVSFNPLPFLLGWQGAGECVKFRAGEPTQIIVIPRNGKKKAQILAAESGFVFHHANAFERDRKIYIDSVCYESLPTVEPGHDYRQTNFEALSPGQLWRFEVNLETKVVEHQLIESRCCEFPFVHPTKMGQPYRYLYLGAAHTATGNAPLQGILKIDLISGNRQFWSAAPRGFVSEPVFVPCRSSDSAGLSEDNGWVLSVVYDAAYHRSDVVILDARDLNRGPVAKLHLKHHVPYGLHGSFTPQIFAGKD, from the coding sequence ATGGAGACATTTCAATTATACGAACACGCTTCTACCGTGCCAGCCAAATCCTACAATAACCAAGACTGGCAAGGCGGTTATGAATCTCTCAAAGAAGAATTTGATTATGAAATTGATGATGTAGAAGGAAAAATTCCGGAAGGATTACAAGGGACTTTATTTCGCAATGGCCCTGGTTTATTTGAAAGAAGTGGCCAGAGAGTGCATCATCCTTTTGATGGGGATGGTATGATTTGCGCGATCGCATTTGCCAATGGTCGCGCTCACTTCTGCAATCGTTACGTCCGCACTCAGGGTTTTGTGGAAGAAGAAAAAGCCGGAAAATATCTTTATCGAGGAGTTTTCGGTACGCAGAAACCCGGTGGCTGGCTAGCTAATGCCTTTGATTTTAAGCTGAAAAATATCGCTAATACTCAAGTTATTTATTGGGGTGGCAAACTTTTAGCATTATGGGAAGCCGCAGAACCTCATCGCTTAAATCCTCGCACTTTAGAAACTCTTGGATTAGACTATTTGGAAGGAGGATTAAAACCCGGTGATGCGTTTGCCGCTCATCCTCGGCTCGATCCAGAAAAAAATAGATTAGTAAACTTTTCGATTAAACCCGGTCTTTCTACTACTATCAATATCTATGAGTTAGACCAGACTGGTAAAGTAGTAGAAAATCACGCCCATTCAGTTCCGGGATTTGCTTTTATTCACGATTTTGCTATTACGCCTAATTATTGTATTTTCTTTCAAAATCCAGTCAGTTTTAATCCTTTACCTTTTCTATTAGGTTGGCAAGGGGCTGGTGAATGTGTCAAGTTCCGTGCAGGAGAACCTACCCAAATAATTGTAATTCCCCGCAATGGAAAGAAAAAAGCGCAAATTTTGGCCGCAGAGTCTGGTTTTGTGTTCCATCATGCCAATGCTTTTGAACGAGATCGTAAAATTTATATAGATTCAGTTTGCTATGAATCTTTGCCAACGGTTGAACCGGGTCACGATTATCGCCAAACAAATTTTGAAGCTCTTTCTCCCGGTCAATTATGGCGATTTGAAGTAAATTTGGAAACTAAAGTAGTAGAGCATCAATTAATTGAAAGCCGTTGCTGTGAATTTCCATTCGTGCATCCGACAAAAATGGGGCAACCTTACCGTTATCTCTATTTAGGTGCAGCCCATACAGCTACGGGTAACGCGCCTCTACAAGGTATTCTAAAAATTGACTTGATTTCTGGAAACAGACAGTTTTGGAGTGCTGCACCGCGAGGATTTGTGAGCGAACCAGTATTTGTTCCTTGCCGTTCCAGCGATTCCGCTGGTTTATCGGAAGATAATGGCTGGGTACTGAGTGTAGTTTATGATGCGGCTTACCATCGCTCAGACGTGGTAATTTTAGATGCTCGCGATTTGAATCGAGGGCCAGTGGCTAAACTGCATTTAAAACATCATGTACCTTATGGTTTGCACGGTAGTTTTACGCCACAGATCTTTGCAGGTAAAGATTAA
- a CDS encoding folate/biopterin family MFS transporter, producing the protein MTKKIFFGNEPTPELIAILVVYFVQGILGLARLATSFFLKDELALTPAEVSALMGIAALPWVVKPLFGFVSDGLPVLGYRRRPYLILSGLLGTAAWLSFATLVNNAWEATGVLALTSLSVALSDVIVDSLVVERAREESLSKSGSLQSLAWGTSALGGLITAYLSGFLLEHFSNRTIFGITAAFPLIVSLVAWLITEEPISELPEVSKVWNQVRQLRKAFTQKAIWLPTAFVFLWQCTPTADAAFFFFTTNELGFEPEFLGRVRLVTSVASLVGIWLFQRYFKTVPFRKIFAWTTIVSTLLGLTMLLLVTHTNRALGIDDRWFSLGDSLILTVMGQIAYMPVLVLAARLCPPGVEATLFALLMSVTNLASLLSYELGAVLMHWMGITQNNFDRLWLLVLITNLSTLLPLPFVNWLPASDPQIELQASVLEPFPALELDSTAAKHMGQPFLPDLMSEMVSHSEEIRH; encoded by the coding sequence TTGACAAAAAAAATATTTTTTGGTAATGAACCCACCCCAGAATTAATAGCGATTCTGGTGGTTTACTTTGTACAAGGAATTTTAGGACTAGCGCGTTTAGCTACCAGTTTCTTTCTCAAAGACGAGCTAGCGCTGACTCCCGCTGAAGTTTCTGCGTTGATGGGGATTGCTGCTTTACCTTGGGTAGTCAAACCCCTATTTGGTTTCGTATCAGATGGATTGCCTGTATTGGGATATCGGCGGCGTCCTTACCTAATTTTATCGGGATTACTCGGAACGGCGGCTTGGCTGAGTTTCGCCACTTTAGTTAACAACGCTTGGGAAGCAACCGGCGTATTAGCTCTGACTTCCCTCTCAGTTGCTCTAAGTGATGTGATTGTAGATTCATTGGTAGTAGAAAGAGCTAGAGAAGAATCGTTGAGTAAATCGGGTTCCTTGCAATCCCTTGCTTGGGGTACTTCAGCGTTGGGTGGATTAATTACTGCTTACTTGAGTGGATTTTTATTAGAACATTTTAGTAATCGTACTATATTTGGCATTACTGCTGCTTTCCCGTTAATAGTGTCGCTAGTTGCTTGGTTAATTACCGAAGAACCAATTAGCGAACTTCCCGAAGTTTCTAAAGTATGGAATCAAGTAAGGCAATTACGTAAAGCATTTACTCAAAAAGCGATTTGGCTACCAACAGCTTTTGTATTCCTTTGGCAATGTACGCCAACTGCGGATGCCGCTTTTTTCTTTTTCACAACCAATGAGTTGGGTTTTGAACCGGAGTTTTTAGGAAGAGTCCGCCTAGTAACGAGCGTGGCATCTTTAGTAGGGATTTGGTTGTTTCAACGCTACTTTAAAACAGTTCCGTTTCGGAAAATTTTTGCTTGGACGACGATCGTTTCTACCCTGTTGGGATTGACGATGCTTTTGCTGGTTACCCATACTAACCGTGCCTTAGGAATTGATGACCGTTGGTTTAGTTTGGGCGATAGTTTGATTCTAACCGTGATGGGACAAATTGCTTATATGCCAGTTTTAGTATTAGCGGCGCGGCTTTGTCCTCCAGGAGTAGAAGCTACTTTGTTTGCTTTGTTGATGTCGGTAACTAATTTAGCAAGTCTGCTTTCTTATGAATTGGGGGCAGTACTAATGCACTGGATGGGTATTACTCAAAATAACTTCGATCGTCTCTGGTTGTTGGTTTTAATTACTAATTTGAGTACGCTTCTACCCCTGCCATTTGTCAACTGGTTACCAGCTAGCGATCCTCAAATAGAGTTACAAGCATCAGTCTTAGAACCTTTTCCGGCTTTGGAGCTTGATTCGACTGCTGCCAAACATATGGGACAACCTTTTTTACCAGATTTAATGTCGGAAATGGTGTCTCACTCTGAAGAGATCCGCCATTAA
- the hisB gene encoding imidazoleglycerol-phosphate dehydratase HisB, with translation MQTTDRQISLPQHPEQIILSRTASLSRKTGETDVQVSINLDGTGACTAKTGIPFLDHMLHQISSHGLIDLEVQAIGDLEIDDHHTNEDVGITLGQALGKALGDRKGIVRFGHFIAPLDEALIQVALDFSGRPHLSYGLEIPTQRVGTYDTQLVREFFVALVNHSQMTLHIRQLDGINSHHIIEATFKAFARALRMAVEIDPRRASAIPSSKGVL, from the coding sequence ATGCAAACTACCGATCGCCAAATTTCTCTTCCCCAACACCCAGAGCAAATCATACTGTCTCGCACTGCTTCCCTAAGTCGCAAAACTGGGGAAACAGACGTACAAGTGAGTATCAACTTAGATGGTACTGGTGCTTGCACTGCTAAAACCGGTATTCCGTTCTTAGACCATATGCTGCACCAAATTTCCTCACATGGCTTGATCGATTTAGAAGTCCAAGCCATCGGCGATCTGGAAATAGACGATCACCATACTAATGAAGATGTGGGAATTACTTTGGGGCAAGCGTTGGGGAAAGCGTTAGGCGATCGCAAAGGCATTGTCCGTTTCGGACATTTTATCGCACCATTGGATGAAGCTCTCATCCAAGTAGCGTTAGACTTTTCCGGACGCCCTCATTTGAGTTATGGTTTAGAAATTCCTACCCAACGAGTCGGAACTTACGATACTCAGTTAGTTAGGGAATTTTTTGTAGCATTAGTCAATCATTCTCAGATGACCCTGCATATTCGTCAGTTAGACGGCATTAATTCTCACCACATTATTGAAGCGACTTTTAAGGCATTTGCCAGAGCATTGAGAATGGCAGTAGAAATCGATCCCCGTCGAGCTAGCGCCATACCCAGTTCTAAAGGCGTTCTGTAA